The Carassius carassius chromosome 9, fCarCar2.1, whole genome shotgun sequence genome includes a region encoding these proteins:
- the LOC132148989 gene encoding HIRA-interacting protein 3-like: protein MCYKNMVKEEDAIRKFVVRELHKCSDLSTLTLGILRRSYLEKVRRESLSIKDRQLMKTIVEEELLKMQGSSDDEPLIKSVNPSKNQSKRKRVDDGDEENDMVGKTKRSRLEESSPDSPDSGIEKAMNEREQKEEEAKSDKDTGEDSDEEKEKKVIKRKPQNKRRGKQSKQDEDSEKKKKPKKGKMKDSDKDEESEDSDDEQESRQKQSSKKKKKDSDSEEEISDELSVSDSEDEKVTTQSKRKDVIKKNQVERDVVKEVERQVFGSSSESEEENDESAKVKNSSNSENDSEEEKDQKKDVAKLSSKEMDKNDGNIQDRQEEAAEDSDSSSLPSLEDEEEPEKDKKEGKKSLAKKKRSEEKDITSRGKDEEHKAVSRLKRYIALCGVRRNYKKLLDGCRSVKAKVGVLKKELEELGVEGNPSIEKCKRARLKREEAQELAELDVSNIITTQGRPKRRAAVAAAWLPTQNVSPPPSAYKRVVDSDSDSGDSHTNTGRKRGTAWANLQGIISDDGESD from the exons ATGTGTTATAAAAACATGGTTAAAGAAGAGGACGCGATCCGAAAGTTCGTTGTGAGAGAACTGCACAAGTGTTCGGACCTCAG TACTCTGACTTTAGGCATTCTGCGGAGGAGTTACCTGGAGAAGGTGAGGAGAGAGTCGCTCAGCATCAAGGACCGACAGCTGATGAAGACAATTGTAGAGGAGGAACTTTTGAAGATGCAG GGCAGCAGTGATGACGAGCCTCTTATTAAGAGTGTGAATCCATCGAAGAACCAGAGCAAAAGAAAAAGGGTGGATGATGGGGATGAAGAGAATGATATGGTGGGAAAGACAAAAAGATCACGACTGGAGGAGTCTTCTCCCG ATTCCCCCGACTCTGGAATAGAGAAGGCGATGAATGAGAGAGAACAAAAAGAGGAAGAAGCTAAAAGTGATAAAGACACGGGTGAAGACAGTGAcgaggaaaaagagaaaaaagtcaTTAAGAGAAAACCACAGAATAAGAGACGGGGCAAACAAAGTAAACAGGATGAGGACagtgagaagaaaaagaaaccaaAGAAAGGGAAGATGAAAGACAGTGACAAAGACGAGGAGTCGGAGGATTCTGATGATGAGCAGGAGTCAAGGCAAAAACAATCatcgaagaaaaagaaaaaggattCAGACAGTGAGGAGGAAATCAGTGATGAACTGTCTGTGAGTGATTCTGAGGATGAAAAAGTGACGACGCAGAGCAAAAGAAAAGATGTCATTAAAAAGAATCAAGTAGAGAGGGATGTTGTGAAAGAAGTAGAGAGGCAAGTGTTCGGGAGCAGCTCTGAGAGCGAAGAGGAGAATGACGAGAGCGCTAAAGTAAAAAACAGCAGCAACTCTGAGAATGACAGTGAGGAGGAAAAAGATCAAAAAAAGGATGTTGCAAAATTATCCTCCAAAGAGATGGATAAAAATG ATGGGAACATACAGGACCGTCAGGAGGAGGCAGCAGAGGACTCCGACTCCTCGTCTCTTCCCTCACTGGAGGACGAGGAGGAACCAGAGAAGGACAAGAAGGAGGGAAAGAAAAGCCTGGCAAAGAAAAAGCGCAGTGAGGAGAAGGATATTACAAGCAGAGGAAAG GATGAAGAACACAAGGCTGTGTCCAGGCTGAAGCGCTACATCGCCCTCTGTGGTGTGAGACGGAACTACAAGAAGCTGTTAGACGGCTGCCGATCAGTAAAGGCAAAGGTGGGTGTGCTGAAGAAAGAGCTGGAGGAGCTGGGTGTGGAAG GTAATCCTTCAATAGAGAAGTGTAAGAGAGCTCGGCTAAAGAGAGAAGAAGCACAGGAACTGGCTGAGCTGGATGTCAGCAACATCATCACCACTCAGG GACGTCCAAAAAGGAGAGCAGCGGTGGCGGCAGCATGGCTTCCCACACAGAATGTCTCTCCTCCACCTTCTGCCTATAAACGTGTTGTGGACTCAGACTCAGATAGTGGAGACAGCCACACAAACACAGGGCGCAAGAGAGGAACAGCCTGGGCCAACCTGCAGGGAATCATCAGTGATGATGGAGAGAGTGACTAG
- the LOC132148990 gene encoding BTB/POZ domain-containing adapter for CUL3-mediated RhoA degradation protein 1-like isoform X1 encodes MSADASGSSCGNVVTVSGSAASSSSHVGQEKAGRSPAGSKYVKLNVGGTLHYTTVQTLSKEDSLLRSICEGSTEVTIDSEGWVVLDRCGRHFSLVLNFLRDGTVPLPESTRELEEVLKEAQYYRLQGLVQHCLSTLQKQRYVCRGCHIPMITSAKEEQRMIATCRKPVVKLQNNRGNNKYSYTSNSDDNLLKNIELFDKLGLRFNGRVLFIKDVLGDEICCWSFYGEGRKIAEVCCTSIVYATEKKQTKVEFPEARIFEETLNILIYENGRGSGGMALLESGGVLSPGVGQSEEEGAGVGGGDRRVRRIHVRRHIMHDERGHGQQTVYKD; translated from the exons ATGTCTGCCGATGCATCCGGTTCATCTTGTGGGAATGTGGTGACTGTGTCCGGTTCTGCCGCATCTTCCTCCAGCCATGTTGGGCAAGAAAAGGCTGGCAGGAGTCCGGCGGGGAGTAAGTATGTGAAGCTCAATGTGGGGGGAACTCTCCACTACACCACGGTCCAGACACTCAGCAAGGAGGACAGTCTGCTCAGGAGTATTTGTGAGGGGAGCACAGAGGTCACCATAGACTCTGAGG GCTGGGTGGTACTGGACAGATGTGGGAGACACTTTTCCCTGGTGCTAAACTTCCTGCGGGACGGGACAGTTCCTTTGCCAGAGAGCACACGGGAGCTAGAGGAGGTATTGAAGGAGGCACAGTACTACAGGCTGCAGGGTCTTGTGCAGCACTGCCTCAGCACATTACAG AAACAGAGGTATGTCTGCAGGGGATGTCACATTCCTATGATCACTTCAGCCAAAGAGGAACAGAGGATGATAGCTACCTGTAGGAAG CCAGTGGTGAAACTGCAGAATAACAGAGGGAACAATAAATACTCCTATACCAG CAACTCTGATGATAACCTTCTGAAGAACATCGAGCTGTTCGATAAGCTGGGGCTGCGCTTTAACGGCAGAGTGCTGTTCATTAAAGACGTGTTGGGTGATGAGATATGCTGCTGGTCTTTTTACGGCGAGGGACGCAAGATTGCCGAAGTCTGCTGCACCTCTATTGTTTATGCCACTGAGAAGAAACAGACCAAA GTTGAGTTCCCAGAGGCTCGTATCTTCGAGGAGACACTCAACATTTTGATCTATGAAAACGGACGAGGTTCGGGAGGCATGGCCCTGCTGGAGTCAGGGGGCGTCCTGTCGCCAGGTGTGGGCCAGTCGGAGGAGGAAGGGGCAGGTGTGGGAGGCGGGGATAGGCGGGTGAGACGTATCCATGTGCGGAGACATATTATGCATGATGAGAGGGGTCACGGACAGCAGACTGTCTACAAAGACTGA
- the LOC132148990 gene encoding BTB/POZ domain-containing adapter for CUL3-mediated RhoA degradation protein 1-like isoform X3, with protein sequence MSADASGSSCGNVVTVSGSAASSSSHVGQEKAGRSPAGSKYVKLNVGGTLHYTTVQTLSKEDSLLRSICEGSTEVTIDSEGWVVLDRCGRHFSLVLNFLRDGTVPLPESTRELEEKQRYVCRGCHIPMITSAKEEQRMIATCRKPVVKLQNNRGNNKYSYTSNSDDNLLKNIELFDKLGLRFNGRVLFIKDVLGDEICCWSFYGEGRKIAEVCCTSIVYATEKKQTKVEFPEARIFEETLNILIYENGRGSGGMALLESGGVLSPGVGQSEEEGAGVGGGDRRVRRIHVRRHIMHDERGHGQQTVYKD encoded by the exons ATGTCTGCCGATGCATCCGGTTCATCTTGTGGGAATGTGGTGACTGTGTCCGGTTCTGCCGCATCTTCCTCCAGCCATGTTGGGCAAGAAAAGGCTGGCAGGAGTCCGGCGGGGAGTAAGTATGTGAAGCTCAATGTGGGGGGAACTCTCCACTACACCACGGTCCAGACACTCAGCAAGGAGGACAGTCTGCTCAGGAGTATTTGTGAGGGGAGCACAGAGGTCACCATAGACTCTGAGG GCTGGGTGGTACTGGACAGATGTGGGAGACACTTTTCCCTGGTGCTAAACTTCCTGCGGGACGGGACAGTTCCTTTGCCAGAGAGCACACGGGAGCTAGAGGAG AAACAGAGGTATGTCTGCAGGGGATGTCACATTCCTATGATCACTTCAGCCAAAGAGGAACAGAGGATGATAGCTACCTGTAGGAAG CCAGTGGTGAAACTGCAGAATAACAGAGGGAACAATAAATACTCCTATACCAG CAACTCTGATGATAACCTTCTGAAGAACATCGAGCTGTTCGATAAGCTGGGGCTGCGCTTTAACGGCAGAGTGCTGTTCATTAAAGACGTGTTGGGTGATGAGATATGCTGCTGGTCTTTTTACGGCGAGGGACGCAAGATTGCCGAAGTCTGCTGCACCTCTATTGTTTATGCCACTGAGAAGAAACAGACCAAA GTTGAGTTCCCAGAGGCTCGTATCTTCGAGGAGACACTCAACATTTTGATCTATGAAAACGGACGAGGTTCGGGAGGCATGGCCCTGCTGGAGTCAGGGGGCGTCCTGTCGCCAGGTGTGGGCCAGTCGGAGGAGGAAGGGGCAGGTGTGGGAGGCGGGGATAGGCGGGTGAGACGTATCCATGTGCGGAGACATATTATGCATGATGAGAGGGGTCACGGACAGCAGACTGTCTACAAAGACTGA
- the LOC132148990 gene encoding BTB/POZ domain-containing adapter for CUL3-mediated RhoA degradation protein 1-like isoform X2 has protein sequence MSADASGSSCGNVVTVSGSAASSSSHVGQEKAGRSPAGSKYVKLNVGGTLHYTTVQTLSKEDSLLRSICEGSTEVTIDSEGWVVLDRCGRHFSLVLNFLRDGTVPLPESTRELEEVLKEAQYYRLQGLVQHCLSTLQRYVCRGCHIPMITSAKEEQRMIATCRKPVVKLQNNRGNNKYSYTSNSDDNLLKNIELFDKLGLRFNGRVLFIKDVLGDEICCWSFYGEGRKIAEVCCTSIVYATEKKQTKVEFPEARIFEETLNILIYENGRGSGGMALLESGGVLSPGVGQSEEEGAGVGGGDRRVRRIHVRRHIMHDERGHGQQTVYKD, from the exons ATGTCTGCCGATGCATCCGGTTCATCTTGTGGGAATGTGGTGACTGTGTCCGGTTCTGCCGCATCTTCCTCCAGCCATGTTGGGCAAGAAAAGGCTGGCAGGAGTCCGGCGGGGAGTAAGTATGTGAAGCTCAATGTGGGGGGAACTCTCCACTACACCACGGTCCAGACACTCAGCAAGGAGGACAGTCTGCTCAGGAGTATTTGTGAGGGGAGCACAGAGGTCACCATAGACTCTGAGG GCTGGGTGGTACTGGACAGATGTGGGAGACACTTTTCCCTGGTGCTAAACTTCCTGCGGGACGGGACAGTTCCTTTGCCAGAGAGCACACGGGAGCTAGAGGAGGTATTGAAGGAGGCACAGTACTACAGGCTGCAGGGTCTTGTGCAGCACTGCCTCAGCACATTACAG AGGTATGTCTGCAGGGGATGTCACATTCCTATGATCACTTCAGCCAAAGAGGAACAGAGGATGATAGCTACCTGTAGGAAG CCAGTGGTGAAACTGCAGAATAACAGAGGGAACAATAAATACTCCTATACCAG CAACTCTGATGATAACCTTCTGAAGAACATCGAGCTGTTCGATAAGCTGGGGCTGCGCTTTAACGGCAGAGTGCTGTTCATTAAAGACGTGTTGGGTGATGAGATATGCTGCTGGTCTTTTTACGGCGAGGGACGCAAGATTGCCGAAGTCTGCTGCACCTCTATTGTTTATGCCACTGAGAAGAAACAGACCAAA GTTGAGTTCCCAGAGGCTCGTATCTTCGAGGAGACACTCAACATTTTGATCTATGAAAACGGACGAGGTTCGGGAGGCATGGCCCTGCTGGAGTCAGGGGGCGTCCTGTCGCCAGGTGTGGGCCAGTCGGAGGAGGAAGGGGCAGGTGTGGGAGGCGGGGATAGGCGGGTGAGACGTATCCATGTGCGGAGACATATTATGCATGATGAGAGGGGTCACGGACAGCAGACTGTCTACAAAGACTGA